The Arachis hypogaea cultivar Tifrunner chromosome 14, arahy.Tifrunner.gnm2.J5K5, whole genome shotgun sequence genome has a segment encoding these proteins:
- the LOC112742051 gene encoding uncharacterized protein translates to MVRLVVERALHLHYTALAIHCVKSEVSKCTYHFHLPSIKLSFPFQKLIKQDSILIKAALHVHQALWYKILELRFLLQKPFSSSNRQPRDPVKSLFCKPDENVRVAYSDLITSYKETLDSILELQEERDSITKRVRK, encoded by the exons ATGGTCCGATTAGTTGTGGAAAGAGCATTGCACTTGCATTACACTGCACTTGCAATACACTGTGTAAAATCAGAG GTATCCAAATGCACCTATCACTTCCATCTTCCCTCAATCAAGTTGTCATTCCCGTTTCAGAAACTAATCAAACAAGACAGCATTCTAATAAAGGCAGCCTTGCATGTCCACCAG GCCCTCTGGTACAAAATTCTTGAACTTAGGTTCTTGCTTCAGAAGCCATTTTCAAGTTCAAATAGGCAACCTCGG GATCCAGTCAAGTCTTTATTTTGTAAACCAGATGAAAATGTTAGAGTAGCATACTCAGATTTGATTACTTCTTACAAGGAGACTTTAGATTCTATTTTGGAACTCCAAGAG GAGAGAGATTCTATCACCAAAAGAGTTAGAAAGTAG